One Lutzomyia longipalpis isolate SR_M1_2022 chromosome 4, ASM2433408v1 DNA segment encodes these proteins:
- the LOC129796468 gene encoding focal adhesion kinase 1 isoform X2: MMVEKAEGFMYRKPYQYFQYLETYDGGWNGGIGEPPNRGRGPQSPIRHSYSNKSESSVCHRTSSAGAADLKKYQSGNNVVVVAGKYRKMGDSGAPRSPHFSPARNAQPQSDVQTLHVHLPNHGFRMIRFDEASDVREIINMIVGSMTPSQTARPQCYALRLRHMLTKEVLWMPPDTSMTEVMAHISNPSCANPDCPNVDRSTMAKKQQKTNNITGHANSVWKAELRVRYIPKNLKELYEQDRTTCHFYFDQVKQDYIQSNIPNIDQDIAVQLCCLGLRHYFKDTNQVTDKKHHVDYIEKEKGFGNFIPKSVIDTIKQKNLKKLIQSGYKKVHNYTEMEYMMKFFDLLRTQYNFEQEQFIVTLGSGWNIPIDLIIGPHVGISYLAHSQAKLTKVADFEDIERITTSVLMSGSSSGRDMNTSQSGGSNSDASVCSQKFPNNGTGSVTNSPVPNKKISSSGSGEKKASISNSSCSCADIKTQLKIKVTENIDDLAITCNGIKTAESIADLVDGYCKLFTDSDVSLWDRSVHAKGTPSSSATNSLEKNRKLETDHQSPVTTTQVAIENDAQNDSPEMPNIPAKMINSAEGGNLPTLSEDYAEIGLGEEEGDYSTPAARNYELDRSQIVLNEIIGVGQFGDVHIGTCKIKPTRPTSKGKLKATTKDESQNEATSSDAEKGFEKMGLIHVAVKTCKADADLKTAEKFLEEAYIMQKFEHPHIIRLIGICSNPPIWIVMELARLGELRAYLKKHSNKLKLGSLLLYCYQLSTALSYLESKKFVHRDIAARNVLVSSPTCIKLADFGLSRWVEDQSYYHSSKGMLPIKWMAPESINFRRFTTASDVWMFGVCTWEILMLGVKPFQGIKNSDVIGKLENRERLPLPNNCPPRLYSLMSQCWAYEPSKRPDFKTIKETLYEILMEERLSDCETMRRENRRVAAMSWGAGDDNPPPKPARAPLVDAGSLGTEAPQMAPQTYIIAQNPAVLAHLMRENEARSLNPSAYTTPASVFNTLAVDFDTEHVDEASVEPCDVTLKTIKLPASDLLKLDPMVGERVSSGACMVKSGRSDDADLVNSQGIEGLCNSATSSNSNTLERYDLPQDAISDNSIPHPPEYPIPCEIINALTQQTHSIDPMYKALQKPPDGQQVADKPPLQPVIQYISSQQQPPQVVHYPNHGTPTHTASYIQPANYYGEHQQYLVQSFPQGGSPAAGTFVYPVLSPQMMAMPPGHYPQAYAVHYGAPDGVESGEKCRSFERNPPYPGRVSSLERTVPNVAAKPSRSTSLTRQLSGSQDAFAAARSGSLERSGLPPQGYGSRNNSLERSQNDTLRTTGGSLERNQSAGAYDAAKGRNLRGGSLERNQQVLTGPRGGSLERNPGYGTPYKSPKQPDPEPFQEEIYDFGGANVKSCAAIALKKSIAKGLIPAEYQYKINSTISPAPPPYPGSQQQQQPQQKFQYPPQGIQQRMWNHQIPPMSPIQQQQQQFLHQGSPVMPNLHQQQQMQQQHQFQQQHQLPQQQHQLQQQQLQLHQQNLNSQIQLPDVSGHFEAKLRRQQMESEVDSKWLHQEETNLKKRLSLITTGSADGDTNGGAGAFSGANRFSPQTSVSSGPQSLPVETTSGLGDSRPHTPGSNSGTLRATASSSSSSLDKSGAADVRKTLALDRTNDAVYSATTGVVKAIMALSQGVERSVAAEYLDLVKNIGIELRVLLGSVDQVSTQFPAQAHREVEMAHKVLSKDMFELVSSMRLAQQYSDTTLDVEYKKSMLAAAHVLAMDAKNLLDVVDSIRVRYQMWFTDKNQISPKNPSNSTSLSSPVSIGGGATATAVTEETYQNAASVMEQQNMYSNQQTGIYDNECVINHQLKHLELGREAAACGTPSKPAIAAKPPNLTSKLKSNLLMKGLSSQGGGTECISSTDEPLKIIEDPSDLYSNAGIASSSTKLPDNTPHVQENSHNQVNH; the protein is encoded by the exons ATGATGGTGGAAAAAGCAGAGGGATTTATGTATCGAAAACcatatcaatattttcaatatctcGAAAC CTATGACGGTGGCTGGAATGGTGGGATAGGTGAGCCCCCAAATCGGGGGCGAGGCCCTCAATCACCAATTAGGCATTCGTACAGCAATAAAAGTGAATCGAGCGTCTGCCACAGGACATCTAGTGCTGGTGCGGCAGATTTGAAAAAGTACCAAAGTGGCAACAACGTGGTGGTAGTTGCGGGAAAATATAGGAAAATGGGGGATTCTGGTGCGCCACGTTCACCCCACTTTAGTCCTGCAAGGAATG cacaacCCCAGTCAGATGTTCAGACTCTTCATGTTCACCTGCCAAATCATGGCTTTCGCATGATACGTTTCGATGAGGCGTCCGATGTGCGAGAGATCATCAACATGATTGTGGGGTCGATGACGCCAAGTCAGACAGCCCGGCCGCAGTGCTATGCACTCCGTTTGCGCCACATGCTGACCAAAGAGGTACTCTGGATGCCACCAGATACATCGATGACTGAAGTAATGGCACACATTTCCAATCCCTCGTGCGCAAATCCCGATTGTCCCAATGTCGATCGGAGTACAATGGCGAAGAAGCAGCAAAAGACCAATAATATCACGGGGCATGCAAATAGTGTGTGGAAAGCCGAACTGAGGGTACGATATATTCCAAAGAATTTGAAGGAACTCTATGAGCAAGATCGCACCACGTGCCACTTTTACTTTGATCAAGTTAAACAGGATTACATACAGtcaaatattccaaatattgATCAGGACATTGCGGTGCAATTGTGCTGTCTAGGTTTAAGGCATTACTTCAAAGACACTAATCAG GTAACAGATAAGAAACATCATGTCGATTACATTGAGAAGGAGAAGGgatttggaaattttatacCAAAATCTGTGATAGATACGATAAAGCagaagaatttgaagaaattaattcagaGTGGCTACAAGAAGGTCCACAATTACACGGAAATGGAGTATATGATGAAATTCTTTGATCTTCTGCGGACTCAGTATAACTTTGAGCAAGAACAATTTATCGTAACACTGGGTTCGGGTTGGAATATACCCATTGACCTTATAATTGGGCCCCACGTTGGAATCTCCTATTTAGCCCATTCACAGGCAAAACTCACAAAAGTTGCGGACTTTGAAGACATTGAGAGAATAACAACGAGTGTCCTAATGTCGGGATCATCATCAGGGAGGGATATGAATACCAGTCAAAGTGGTGGAAGTAATTCCGATGCATCAGTTTGTTCACAAAAATTCCCCAATAATGGCACGGGAAGTGTAACAAATAGTCCTGTACCGAATAAGAAAATATCCTCATCGGGTTCAGGCGAGAAGAAAGCCTCCATATCCAATTCGTCGTGTAGTTGTGCTGACATTAAGACTCAACTCAAGATTAAAGTCACGGAAAATATTGATGATCTTGCAATTACATGCAATGGGATTAAg ACTGCTGAAAGTATTGCAGACTTGGTAGATGGATACTGCAAGCTTTTTACGGATTCTGATGTATCCTTGTGGGATCGTTCAG TTCACGCAAAAGGCACTCCGTCGAGCAGTGCGACGAATTCATtggagaaaaatagaaaattggagACGGATCATCAATCACCGGTGACGACAACACAGGTGGCCATTGAGAATGATGCGCAGAATGATTCTCCAGAGATGCCAAATATTCCCGCAAAGATGATAAATTCAGCTGAAGGTGGAAATTTGCCAACATTGAGTGAGGATTACGCGGAAATTGGTCTTGGTGAAGAGGAGGGAGACTACTCAACTCCTGCTG CTCGAAATTATGAGTTGGATCGGAGTCAAATAGTTCTCAATGAAATCATTGGTGTGGGGCAATTTGGAGATGTTCACATTGGGACGTGCAAAATAAAGCCCACGCGACCAACGTCGAAGGGCAAACTAAAAGCAACAACCAAAGATGAATCACAAAATGAGGCGACCTCGAGTGATGCGGAAAAGGGGTTTGAAAAGATGGGACTTATTCATGTTGCTGTTAAAACATGCAAAGCCGATGCTGACTTGAAGACTGCAGAAAAATTCCTCGAGGAAGCAT atattatgcaaaaatttgaaCACCCCCACATAATCCGACTCATTGGGATATGCAGTAATCCACCAATTTGGATTGTGATGGAATTAGCGAGACTTGGGGAGCTTAGAGCTTATTTGAAGAAACATTCAAACAA GCTGAAACTTGGCAGTCTTCTTCTCTACTGCTATCAACTTTCAACAGCACTCAGTTACTTAGAATCGAAGAAATTTGTCCATCGAGATATTGCCGCGAGGAATGTTCTTGTCAGCTCACCCACTTGTATCAAg ttgGCCGACTTTGGTCTCTCTCGGTGGGTTGAGGATCAATCCTACTATCATTCGAGCAAAGGGATGCTGCCCATTAAGTGGATGGCACCGGAATCAATAAACTTCAGGCGCTTCACGACGGCTAGTGATGTGTGGATGTTTGGTGTTTGCACATGGGAAATTCTCATGTTGGGCGTTAAACCATTCCAAGGGATTAAGAATAGTGATGTAATTGGGAAGCTTGAGAATCGCGAACGACTGCCATTGCCCAACAATTGTCCCCCACGGCTCTACTCTCTCATGTCACAGTGTTGGGCCTATGAGCCCAGCAAGAGGCCTGACTTTAAGACTATCAAAGAAACTCTCTA TGAAATTCTCATGGAAGAACGTTTGAGTGATTGTGAGACAATGAGGCGGGAGAATAGGAGAGTAGCCGCTATGTCTTGGGGTGCTGGTGATGACAATCCACCCCCAAAACCAGCACGAGCTCCCCTCGTTG ATGCTGGAAGTTTGGGTACGGAGGCACCCCAAATGGCACCACAGACGTACATAATAGCTCAGAATCCAGCCGTCCTGGCGCATTTGATGCGTGAGAATGAGGCACGGAGCCTCAATCCATCAGCTTACACAACACCAGCTTCGGTATTTAATACATTAGCTGTAGATTTTGATACGGAGCATGTTGATGAGGCAAGTGTTGAGCCGTGTGATGTGACATTGAAGACAATCAAATTGCCGGCGAGTGATTTGTTGAAATTGGATCCAATGGTGGGTGAGCGTGTGTCAAGTGGGGCATGTATGGTGAAATCAGGGCGTTCCGATGATGCAGATTTGGTCAATTCACAAGGTATTGAGGGTCTCTGTAATTCCGCCACGTCCTCCAATAGCAATACCCTGGAACGGTATGATCTACCACAGGATGCTATTAGTGACAATTCCATTCCACATCCCCCTGAGTATCCAATCCCGTGTGAAATTATCAATGCTCTCACCCAGCAAACACATTCAATTGATCCCATGTACAAGGCACTGCAGAAACCTCCGGATGGGCAACAGGTGGCTGATAAGCCACCACTACAGCCGGTAATTCAGTACATTTCTAGTCAGCAGCAACCACCACAGGTTGTACACTATCCAAATCACGGAACTCCCACGCATACAGCATCCTACATCCAACCGGCCAATTACTACGGCGAGCATCAGCAGTACCTTGTGCAGAGCTTCCCACAGGGTGGAAGTCCCGCTGCTGGGACATTCGTCTATCCAGTTCTTAGTCCACAGATGATGGCCATGCCACCGGGACACTATCCCCAAGCATATGCTGTACACTACGGTGCACCCGATGGGGTGGAAAGTGGTGAAAAATGTCGGAGTTTCGAGAGGAATCCTCCATATCCAGGTCGTGTGAGCTCCCTCGAACGTACCGTGCCGAATGTAGCGGCTAAACCATCGCGTTCAACATCACTAACACGCCAGCTGAGCGGCAGTCAGGATGCTTTTGCAGCTGCTCGATCAGGAAGTCTCGAGCGGAGTGGTCTTCCACCCCAGGGCTACGGTAGTCGCAACAATAGCCTCGAGAGAAGTCAAAATGACACCCTTCGCACAACTGGCGGGAGTCTCGAGAGGAATCAATCAGCCGGGGCATACGATGCTGCCAAAGGGAGGAATTTACGTGGTGGAAGTTTGGAGAGGAATCAACAAGTTCTCACAGGGCCACGTGGGGGGAGCCTCGAAAGGAATCCCGGCTATGGGACACCGTACAAGAGCCCAAAACAACCCGATCCGGAACCATTCCAAGAGGAGATTTACGATTTTGGTGGGGCAAATGTGAAGAGCTGTGCTGCAATTGCACTGAAGAAGAGTATAGCTAAAGGTCTCATTCCGGCAGAGTATCAGTACAagataaattcaacaatatcCCCAGCTCCACCGCCATATCCTGGAtcacagcagcagcaacagccgCAGCAGAAATTCCAATATCCACCACAAGGAATACAGCAGCGTATGTGGAATCATCAAATACCTCCCATGAGTCCCattcagcagcagcagcagcagtttCTTCATCAAGGTTCTCCGGTAATGCCCAATTTGCATCAACAGCAGCAAATGCAGCAACAACATCAATTTCAACAACAACACCAACTTCCACAACAACAGCACCAACTGCAACAGCAACAGCTGCAATTGCATCAGCAAAATTTGAATTCTCAG ATTCAACTTCCGGATGTATCAGGACATTTTGAAGCTAAACTGAGGCGACAGCAGATGGAAAGTGAGGTTGATTCAAAATGGCTACACCAGGAAGAAACAAATCTG AAGAAACGCTTGAGTTTAATAACAACGGGATCCGCTGATGGTGATACAAATGGTGGTGCTGGTGCTTTCTCAGGTGCTAATCGCTTCTCACCGCAAACTTCCGTCTCATCTGGCCCTCAGAGTCTTCCTGTTGAAACAACAAGTGGTCTCGGGGATTCTCGTCCACATACGCCAGGCTCCAATTCCGGTACTCTCCGCGCAACGGCATCATCATCGTCGTCGTCGCTTGATAAATCCGGTGCAGCAGATGTGCGGAAGACTCTTGCCCTCGATCGAACCAATGATGCCGTCTACAGTGCTACAACGGGCGTCGTTAAGGCAATAATGGCGCTGAGTCAGGGCGTTGAACGATCCGTTGCGGCTGAATATTTGGACTTGGTGAAGAATATTGGGATTGAGTTGAGGGTGCTCCTGGGATCGGTTGATCAAGTTTCAACACAATTTCCCGCACAAGCTCACAG GGAAGTGGAAATGGCCCACAAAGTTCTGTCGAAGGATATGTTTGAGCTAGTTTCCTCCATGCGATTAGCTCAGCAGTATAGCGACACAACGTTGGACGTTGAATACAAAAA gagTATGCTTGCTGCTGCCCATGTCCTGGCGATGGATGCAAAAAATCTGCTGGATGTTGTGGATTCAATTCGTGTTCGATACCAAATGTGGTTCACAGACAAGAACcaaatttcacccaaaaatcCGTCCAATTCAACTAGTCTCTCTTCACCTGTATCAATTGGTGGTGGTGCAACAGCAACAGCTGTCACAGAGGAGACGTACCAGAATGCAGCATCTGTTATGGAGCAACAGAATATGTATTCGAATCAACAGACGGGCATTTATGACAATGAATGCGTTATAAATCATCAATTGAAGCATTTGGAGTTGGGACGGGAGGCGGCAGCATGTGGGACACCGTCAAAGCCAGCAATTGCAGCCAAACCACCCAATCTCACGTCAAAACTCAAATCAAATCTCCTCATGAAGGGTCTAAGTTCCCAAGGAGGTGGTACGGAATGCATTAGTTCCACTGATgaacctttaaaaattatcgaaGATCCAAGTGATTTATACAGCAATGCAGGCATTGCATCTTCTAGCACGAAACTTCCCGACAATACTCCACACGtccaagaaaattcacacaatCAAGTTAATCACTAA